A window from Akkermansia muciniphila encodes these proteins:
- a CDS encoding DNA gyrase/topoisomerase IV subunit A, with product MTQPAHIAPASQSVEGMYADYFLDYASYVILERAVPKINDGFKPVQRRILHAMDRLDDGRYNKVANIVGDTMKFHPHGDRSIADALVGLGQKGLLIDTQGNWGNILTGDPAAASRYIEARFTPFAHDVVFSPKVTEWQLSYDGRNKEPVSLPVKFPLLLAQGAEGIAVGLSSKILPHNFNELIDASIAHLRGQPFQLLPDFPTGGVMDATNYRDGERGTGRVRIRARIITESKKLLRITEIPFGVTTELLIDSIVSAAEKGKIKIARIEDNTAQHADILVHLPAGADPEQTRKALFAFSACEVSISPNACVIVEEKPRFMCVSDILRYNTDSTREILRREQEIRLKELNEAWHQASLEKIFIENRIYLSIEDSETWEEVLDTIDRELQPFAAALRGPITRDDLVRLTEIKIKRISKFDAFKADQHIRQLEADIEQTQKNLSQLTRFTIRWFESLRKKYGAAYPRKTEISSFGSVDRAQVAVANETLYIDEEGFAGYGVKKGNPVCKCSTLDDVLVIDSTGVLKIVRIQDKFFAGKNPLYISVIKKDDDPVFNLIYRDGRDGPVYAKRFHIGGFTRDKEYPLTLGTKGTRIFHFSVHETEENSAQISVNVYLKAVLKLRNLVRPFHFSELRIKNRGAQGNIITKHPVERVSRIMPPAKSGDEEAEEEASAPEAEQAQSTPAPDAATPQASPAPGQEGPPSGPALEQGSLFES from the coding sequence GTGACTCAACCCGCCCACATTGCTCCCGCGAGCCAGTCCGTGGAAGGCATGTATGCCGACTACTTTCTGGATTACGCCTCGTACGTCATCCTGGAACGGGCCGTCCCCAAGATCAATGACGGGTTTAAACCCGTGCAGCGCCGCATCCTGCACGCCATGGACAGGCTGGATGACGGACGCTATAATAAAGTGGCGAACATCGTGGGCGACACGATGAAATTCCACCCGCACGGCGACCGCTCCATTGCAGATGCGCTGGTGGGCCTGGGACAAAAAGGGCTGCTGATTGATACGCAGGGAAACTGGGGCAACATCCTGACGGGAGACCCCGCGGCGGCCTCCCGGTACATTGAAGCGCGCTTCACCCCCTTTGCCCACGATGTGGTATTCAGCCCCAAGGTCACGGAATGGCAGCTTTCCTATGACGGCAGGAACAAGGAACCGGTCAGCCTGCCCGTCAAATTTCCCCTCCTTCTCGCCCAGGGGGCGGAAGGCATTGCCGTGGGCCTGTCCAGTAAAATTCTCCCCCATAATTTCAATGAGCTGATTGACGCCTCCATCGCCCATTTGCGCGGACAGCCTTTCCAGCTTCTGCCGGACTTTCCCACCGGAGGCGTGATGGACGCCACCAACTACCGGGACGGGGAACGCGGCACGGGCCGCGTGCGTATCCGGGCGCGCATCATTACGGAATCAAAAAAACTCCTCCGCATCACGGAAATACCGTTCGGGGTCACTACGGAACTCCTGATTGATTCCATCGTCTCCGCCGCGGAGAAGGGAAAAATCAAAATTGCCCGCATTGAGGACAATACGGCCCAGCACGCGGACATCCTGGTGCACCTCCCCGCCGGAGCGGACCCGGAGCAGACCAGGAAAGCGCTGTTCGCCTTCTCTGCCTGCGAGGTCAGCATCTCCCCGAACGCCTGCGTCATTGTGGAAGAAAAGCCCCGGTTCATGTGCGTCAGCGACATCCTGCGCTACAACACGGACTCCACCAGGGAAATCCTGCGCCGGGAGCAGGAAATACGCCTCAAGGAACTCAACGAGGCATGGCACCAGGCAAGCCTGGAAAAGATCTTCATTGAAAACCGCATCTACCTCTCCATTGAAGATTCAGAGACATGGGAGGAAGTGCTGGACACCATTGACCGGGAATTGCAGCCCTTTGCCGCCGCACTGCGCGGCCCCATCACCAGGGACGACCTGGTGCGCCTGACGGAAATCAAAATCAAGCGCATCTCCAAATTTGACGCTTTCAAGGCGGACCAGCACATCCGGCAGCTTGAGGCGGACATTGAACAGACGCAGAAGAACCTCAGCCAGCTCACCAGGTTCACCATCCGCTGGTTTGAGTCCCTGCGCAAAAAATATGGCGCGGCCTATCCCCGGAAAACGGAAATCTCCTCTTTCGGCTCCGTGGACCGGGCCCAGGTGGCCGTGGCCAATGAAACGCTGTATATTGATGAAGAGGGCTTCGCCGGCTATGGCGTCAAGAAGGGGAACCCCGTCTGCAAGTGCTCCACGCTGGACGACGTGCTGGTCATCGACAGTACGGGGGTGCTCAAAATCGTGCGCATCCAGGACAAATTCTTTGCCGGTAAAAATCCCCTTTATATTTCCGTGATCAAGAAAGATGACGATCCCGTCTTCAATCTGATTTACCGGGACGGCAGGGACGGCCCGGTGTACGCCAAACGCTTCCATATAGGCGGCTTTACCCGGGACAAGGAATATCCCCTGACGCTCGGAACCAAGGGAACGCGCATCTTCCACTTCTCCGTGCATGAGACGGAGGAAAACAGCGCCCAGATCAGCGTGAACGTGTACCTGAAGGCCGTGCTGAAACTCCGCAACCTGGTCAGGCCATTCCACTTCTCAGAGCTGAGGATTAAAAACCGGGGCGCCCAAGGCAACATCATCACCAAGCACCCAGTGGAACGCGTCTCCCGCATCATGCCTCCGGCCAAATCCGGGGATGAAGAAGCGGAGGAAGAAGCCTCCGCCCCTGAAGCGGAACAGGCGCAAAGCACGCCCGCTCCGGATGCGGCAACGCCGCAGGCTTCCCCGGCCCCGGGCCAAGAAGGCCCCCCCTCCGGACCTGCGCTGGAACAGGGCTCCCTGTTTGAATCCTGA